The Halomicronema hongdechloris C2206 genome includes a window with the following:
- a CDS encoding CHAT domain-containing protein: MGCPDKFLGLVAATVLVAPALQLPGWANDSKTFQELPVAQVAEPTALLQVDGVLEQGDTTLSSGHLVDYHSLEGQAGQAITIRLSSDDFDPFLGVLTAEGEVLGVHDNLSVSDTNASLTMILPADGAYSLGVTSSPEASNGQGRYRLIVVTASAAEVRRAEAEQLLQQGIQHYRAGQFQAAADVWETALEHYQDLGDRSQAVVLLINLGDVYTSLGQYPAAVARLEQALEIAQSRQDPQQESDALNALGWTYVLMNQYRLSITYSEQALALHRQIGDLWGEARALNHLGLAYYALNDYRQAITYYEQALPGFHQVGDRRGEANALMNLGSAHWSLSDYRQAIAYSEQALPIFQSLEDIEGEAKALTNLGNTYLSLSDYRQAITYYEQALPLFQQIESPLGQANVLMNLGLANNYLSDYRQAIGYYEQALPIFQAIGDRLGAANVLMNVGNAYFFLSDYRQAITYYEEALPVFRSIENRQGEANALMNLGNAHNFLSEYQQAIVYYKQALPVFRTIEDRLGQANVLTNLGNAYLSLSDYHQATVSYEQALPLFQAIENRLGEANALMNLGLTNTFLSLYQEAITYYQQALKLFQQIEDRQGKANALSNLGLTYWSIGDPGEAIAYYERSLPLFQAIENRSGEANTLMNLGLGYFSLGDYQTAATYYEQALPLFQTIEDRAGEGRLLSNLGRLFAIQGQSDLAIIFYKASVNVRESIRSGLTGLSQSLQETYTESVANDYRALADLLLEQGRIPEAQQVLDLLQLEELREFTETTRATWSGGDLQYTEREQPVIDTHGSLITLGRQIYECRQTRCGDLTDLRQQQRALTEQYEAQVAAFETAIDENRQDDDLFQNPGDLSDDAYKLLQANPDAVLIYPFVTEDKLWLLWAAAGGTVGSVEVPVSQGELATAIQQFGDQLNTQAPLSELQASSQRLYEWLIQPLAAELQANGIRQLIFVNDRVTRYVPMAALYDGSQYLLERYTVSTVIAPKITDTAATLTEVDDSEVLGLGLTQAVSGFAALPAVEQELDAIVLSDDSDRTGIYPGQVLLDDAFTLEAMQANIEFRRILHIATHAEFAPSRPEDSFIVLGNGERMSIKDIEVMQESLRDLHLVVLSACKTALGGTAGDGTEIAGISSYFLAANRAETVIASLWSVNDDSTSLLMQRFYELLASGELTKAEALRQAQLSLLYDDDTEARLAAARAGIVVEARDGSQLPGTRLQHPYHWAPFILIGNGL, encoded by the coding sequence ATGGGTTGTCCTGACAAGTTTCTTGGTCTAGTCGCCGCTACCGTGTTAGTGGCTCCGGCGCTGCAACTGCCTGGATGGGCCAACGACTCAAAAACGTTCCAGGAGTTGCCAGTTGCCCAGGTAGCAGAGCCCACCGCGCTGTTGCAAGTAGATGGAGTCCTTGAGCAGGGCGATACCACCCTGAGTAGTGGACACCTGGTGGACTATCATTCCCTGGAGGGTCAGGCTGGGCAGGCGATCACCATCCGCCTCAGCAGTGACGACTTCGATCCCTTCCTAGGAGTATTGACCGCTGAGGGGGAGGTGTTGGGGGTCCATGACAATCTCAGTGTCTCGGATACCAACGCTAGCCTGACGATGATCCTACCCGCGGACGGCGCCTACAGCCTCGGGGTGACGTCAAGCCCTGAGGCCAGCAATGGCCAGGGACGCTATCGACTCATCGTAGTCACGGCCAGTGCTGCCGAGGTTCGCAGAGCCGAGGCTGAGCAATTGTTGCAGCAAGGTATTCAGCACTATCGTGCCGGTCAGTTCCAAGCGGCCGCCGATGTCTGGGAAACTGCTCTGGAGCACTATCAAGACCTGGGTGATCGGTCTCAAGCAGTAGTGCTTCTGATCAACCTGGGAGACGTCTACACCTCCCTAGGACAGTATCCGGCGGCGGTAGCCCGCCTGGAGCAGGCCCTGGAGATTGCCCAGTCCAGGCAGGATCCCCAGCAGGAGTCTGATGCCCTCAATGCCCTGGGATGGACCTATGTGCTGATGAATCAGTATCGGTTGTCCATCACCTACTCGGAGCAGGCGCTGGCCCTCCACCGACAGATCGGAGATCTCTGGGGGGAAGCCAGGGCCTTGAATCATCTGGGATTGGCCTACTACGCCTTGAACGACTATCGCCAGGCCATTACTTACTACGAGCAAGCCCTACCGGGATTCCACCAGGTGGGAGATCGTCGGGGCGAGGCCAATGCCCTGATGAATCTGGGCAGTGCGCACTGGTCCCTGAGCGATTACCGTCAGGCCATCGCCTACAGTGAACAGGCCTTACCAATCTTTCAATCCCTTGAAGATATAGAAGGGGAAGCCAAGGCCCTGACGAATCTGGGCAATACCTATCTATCTCTGAGTGACTACCGCCAGGCCATTACCTACTACGAGCAGGCGCTGCCTCTGTTTCAACAGATTGAAAGCCCCCTAGGGCAAGCCAATGTGCTAATGAATCTAGGGTTGGCTAACAATTATCTCAGCGACTATCGTCAGGCCATTGGCTACTACGAGCAGGCATTGCCTATCTTTCAGGCCATCGGCGATCGCTTGGGCGCAGCCAATGTGCTGATGAATGTGGGCAACGCCTATTTCTTCCTCAGTGACTACCGCCAGGCCATTACCTACTACGAGGAAGCTTTGCCGGTCTTTCGAAGCATCGAAAACCGGCAGGGCGAAGCCAATGCCCTGATGAATCTGGGCAATGCCCACAACTTTCTCAGTGAGTATCAGCAGGCCATTGTCTATTACAAGCAAGCGCTTCCCGTATTTCGGACCATTGAAGACCGCTTGGGGCAGGCCAATGTGCTGACGAATCTGGGCAATGCCTATCTCTCCTTGAGTGACTATCATCAGGCGACGGTCTCCTACGAACAGGCGCTGCCGCTGTTTCAGGCCATTGAAAACCGCTTAGGCGAAGCCAATGCCCTGATGAATCTGGGGCTAACCAATACATTTCTCAGTCTCTATCAAGAGGCGATTACCTATTACCAGCAGGCCCTAAAGCTATTTCAGCAAATTGAGGATCGTCAGGGGAAAGCCAATGCCCTCAGTAACCTGGGCCTGACCTACTGGTCCATCGGTGACCCCGGAGAAGCCATTGCCTACTACGAGCGATCTCTGCCGCTGTTTCAGGCCATTGAAAACCGGTCAGGGGAGGCCAACACCCTGATGAACCTGGGTCTGGGATACTTCTCCTTGGGGGATTATCAAACGGCTGCAACATACTACGAGCAAGCCCTCCCCCTGTTTCAAACCATTGAAGATCGAGCCGGAGAGGGCCGTCTGCTCAGTAATCTTGGTAGATTGTTTGCCATCCAAGGGCAGTCAGACCTGGCCATCATTTTCTACAAAGCCTCGGTTAATGTGCGGGAGTCAATCCGCAGTGGTTTGACTGGCTTATCCCAATCGCTCCAGGAAACCTACACCGAGTCTGTCGCCAACGACTACCGTGCCCTAGCCGATCTACTCCTGGAACAGGGCCGGATTCCAGAGGCTCAGCAGGTGCTAGACCTATTGCAACTAGAAGAATTACGAGAGTTCACCGAGACAACCCGAGCCACCTGGAGCGGCGGCGATCTGCAATACACCGAGCGAGAGCAGCCGGTCATCGATACCCACGGTAGCCTCATCACCCTGGGACGACAGATCTATGAGTGTCGCCAGACTCGCTGTGGTGATTTAACGGATCTACGCCAACAACAGCGGGCCTTGACAGAGCAGTACGAGGCCCAAGTGGCGGCGTTTGAAACGGCCATCGATGAGAATAGGCAGGATGACGATCTGTTTCAAAATCCCGGTGACCTCAGCGACGACGCCTATAAGCTGCTGCAAGCCAATCCCGATGCCGTGTTGATCTATCCCTTTGTCACCGAAGATAAGCTCTGGCTGCTATGGGCTGCTGCCGGGGGCACGGTAGGCAGTGTCGAGGTACCAGTGTCCCAGGGGGAGCTAGCCACGGCGATCCAGCAATTTGGTGACCAGCTCAACACTCAGGCCCCCTTATCGGAACTACAGGCCAGTAGCCAACGCCTCTACGAATGGTTGATTCAACCCTTGGCAGCCGAGTTACAGGCCAACGGTATCCGGCAACTCATTTTCGTCAATGATCGGGTGACTCGCTATGTTCCCATGGCCGCCCTTTATGACGGCAGCCAGTATTTGCTGGAGCGCTATACCGTTTCAACGGTCATCGCCCCCAAGATTACGGACACGGCAGCAACGTTGACCGAGGTTGACGACTCCGAAGTATTGGGATTAGGCCTGACTCAAGCGGTGTCAGGGTTTGCAGCGCTGCCAGCGGTTGAGCAGGAACTGGATGCCATCGTTCTCAGTGATGACAGCGATCGCACCGGTATCTATCCTGGCCAGGTGCTGTTAGATGATGCCTTTACCTTGGAGGCGATGCAGGCCAACATCGAATTTCGTCGGATCCTGCATATTGCCACCCATGCTGAATTTGCTCCCAGTCGCCCGGAGGACTCCTTCATCGTGTTGGGCAATGGCGAGCGCATGAGTATCAAGGACATCGAAGTCATGCAGGAGAGTCTGCGCGATCTACACCTGGTAGTGCTCTCTGCCTGCAAAACCGCCCTGGGAGGCACCGCCGGAGATGGGACCGAAATTGCCGGTATCAGTTCTTACTTCTTGGCGGCTAATCGGGCCGAGACCGTGATCGCCTCCCTCTGGTCTGTGAATGATGACAGCACTAGCCTGCTGATGCAGCGGTTCTATGAACTGCTGGCCTCTGGAGAACTAACTAAAGCCGAAGCCCTGCGTCAGGCGCAACTCAGCCTGCTCTATGACGACGATACTGAAGCTCGCCTGGCGGCGGCGCGGGCAGGCATTGTGGTAGAGGCTCGCGATGGTAGCCAGTTGCCGGGCACCAGGCTGCAGCATCCCTATCACTGGGCACCGTTTATCCTCATCGGCAATGGCTTGTGA
- the rsmI gene encoding 16S rRNA (cytidine(1402)-2'-O)-methyltransferase: protein MTFRAVRILQDVDLIAAEDTRHTGKLLQHFAIDTPQISYHEHNRQARLEELLARLAQGKSVALVSDAGMPGISDPGHGLIQACLQATIPVVPIPGPTAAITALCISGGLPTDQFIFEGFLPLKGPRRRQRLIALQREPRTIILYEAPHKLLVTLADLAQVLGDDRPVALARELTKRFEECWRGTLGQAHQHYQQDPAKGEFTLVIAGTPASPPAVSADALKQELAQLLQAGVSRSDASRQLAKTTGLPKQEIYQLSLSLHTDPQ from the coding sequence ATGACCTTCCGGGCCGTGCGGATATTACAGGACGTCGATCTGATTGCCGCCGAAGACACCCGCCACACTGGCAAACTCCTGCAGCATTTTGCCATCGATACTCCCCAGATCAGCTACCACGAGCATAACCGCCAGGCTCGCCTCGAGGAGCTGCTGGCCCGATTAGCGCAGGGAAAATCCGTGGCCCTGGTCAGCGACGCCGGCATGCCTGGGATCTCCGACCCCGGCCATGGGTTGATCCAGGCCTGTTTGCAGGCCACCATTCCCGTGGTCCCCATTCCTGGCCCCACCGCTGCCATCACCGCCCTCTGCATCTCTGGCGGCCTGCCCACCGATCAGTTCATCTTCGAGGGGTTTCTGCCCCTCAAGGGTCCTCGCCGCCGCCAACGCCTGATCGCCCTGCAACGGGAACCCCGCACCATCATCCTCTACGAAGCCCCCCATAAGTTGCTGGTCACCCTGGCCGATTTGGCTCAGGTGCTGGGGGACGATCGTCCTGTCGCCCTGGCCCGAGAATTGACCAAGCGGTTTGAGGAATGCTGGCGCGGCACCCTGGGCCAAGCCCACCAGCATTATCAGCAGGATCCTGCCAAGGGCGAGTTCACTCTAGTCATCGCCGGCACCCCGGCATCGCCGCCTGCAGTTTCTGCCGATGCCCTGAAGCAGGAACTGGCCCAGTTATTGCAAGCCGGGGTTTCCCGCTCCGACGCCAGCCGCCAACTGGCAAAAACCACGGGTCTGCCTAAGCAGGAAATCTACCAACTGTCGTTGTCGCTGCATACCGACCCCCAGTGA